In Rhodothermus profundi, the following are encoded in one genomic region:
- a CDS encoding DmpA family aminopeptidase, translated as MLMLGWVAGGWAQGQERPRARDLGVAPGIFQPGPLNAITDVPGVRVGHVTLILGDTIRTGATAILPHGGNLFQEKVPAGIAVGNGFGKLMGSTQVMELGEIETPIVLTNTLSVPQAAEAILTWTLRQAGNERVRSVNPIVGETNDGFLNNIRARALRAEHILQAIEQAQTGPVPEGNVGAGTGTIAFGWKGGIGTSSRVLPEALGGYTVGVLVQANFGGILHILGVPVGQELGRYYLKDVVEDTTADGSIMIVIATDAPLSDRNLTRLARRAFLGVARTGSPMTNGSGDYAIAFSTAPEVRRTPERRAGVGTYRELSNDRMSPLFQAVVEATEEAIYNALFRAETMEGYRGRVEALPLDQVQEVLRRYGRLQ; from the coding sequence ATGTTGATGCTGGGGTGGGTGGCCGGAGGATGGGCCCAGGGACAGGAGCGGCCGCGGGCGCGAGATCTCGGGGTGGCGCCGGGTATATTCCAGCCCGGACCGCTCAATGCCATTACCGACGTCCCGGGGGTGCGGGTGGGACACGTTACGCTGATCTTAGGAGACACGATTCGCACCGGGGCTACGGCTATTCTGCCGCATGGGGGAAATCTATTCCAGGAAAAGGTGCCGGCTGGAATTGCAGTAGGCAATGGCTTTGGAAAGCTGATGGGCAGCACGCAGGTTATGGAGCTGGGGGAGATTGAAACGCCCATTGTGCTGACCAACACGCTTTCGGTGCCCCAGGCCGCCGAGGCGATCCTGACCTGGACGCTCCGCCAGGCGGGTAACGAGCGGGTGCGCTCCGTCAATCCCATCGTGGGGGAGACGAACGATGGATTCTTGAATAATATTCGCGCACGGGCGCTGCGGGCAGAGCACATCCTGCAGGCTATTGAGCAGGCGCAGACGGGGCCCGTGCCCGAAGGAAACGTGGGGGCGGGGACGGGCACGATTGCATTTGGCTGGAAGGGGGGCATTGGCACCAGCTCACGCGTGCTCCCCGAAGCGCTGGGAGGCTATACCGTAGGCGTGCTTGTGCAGGCGAACTTTGGTGGCATCCTGCATATCTTAGGAGTTCCGGTAGGGCAGGAGCTGGGCCGCTATTATTTAAAGGACGTCGTTGAGGACACCACAGCGGATGGCTCTATTATGATTGTGATTGCCACCGATGCCCCGCTTTCGGATCGTAATCTGACGCGGCTGGCCCGGCGTGCTTTCCTGGGCGTAGCGCGAACGGGCTCGCCCATGACAAATGGCTCCGGCGACTATGCCATTGCCTTCTCTACTGCGCCCGAGGTGCGACGCACTCCAGAGCGGCGAGCAGGTGTCGGTACGTATCGAGAATTGTCCAACGATCGCATGTCCCCGCTTTTTCAGGCGGTGGTTGAGGCCACGGAAGAGGCTATCTACAACGCCCTGTTTCGTGCTGAAACCATGGAAGGCTATCGAGGGCGGGTCGAAGCGTTGCCGCTGGATCAGGTGCAAGAGGTGCTCCGTCGGTACGGACGTCTCCAGTGA
- a CDS encoding ribose-phosphate diphosphokinase, producing MLPSYRHERPIALFAGRSNPALARRIAEAYGQELGQVTIKNFSDGEIYVRYEESIRGADVFIIQSTHPGAENWMELLLMIDAARRASAARITAVIPYFGYARQERKDQPRVSIAAKLMANMLTTAGIDRLLTMDLHAPQIQGFFDVPVDHLYGSAVFTEYVQQLNIPNLVVVAPDVGALKMARSYAKRLQAELAFIDKRRPRQNEAEVVNIIGEVEGRNVLLIDDIVDTAGTLTNAAWALREAGAREIYAACTHALLSGPAYERIESSVLTKLVVTDTIPLKRPSEKIEVVSVAEIFADAIRRIYTDESVSTLFVE from the coding sequence ATGCTACCGAGCTACCGGCACGAGCGCCCCATCGCCCTGTTTGCCGGACGGTCGAATCCGGCGTTGGCTCGCCGCATTGCGGAGGCCTACGGTCAGGAGCTGGGTCAGGTGACCATCAAGAACTTTTCGGACGGGGAGATTTACGTTCGCTACGAAGAGTCGATCCGAGGGGCCGACGTCTTTATCATTCAGAGTACCCATCCGGGGGCAGAAAACTGGATGGAGCTGCTGCTTATGATTGATGCGGCCCGCCGGGCTTCGGCCGCTCGGATTACGGCGGTCATTCCCTACTTTGGATATGCCCGCCAGGAGCGCAAAGACCAGCCGCGCGTCTCGATTGCTGCCAAGCTGATGGCTAATATGCTTACGACGGCGGGCATCGACCGGCTGCTGACGATGGATCTGCATGCTCCGCAGATCCAGGGCTTTTTTGACGTGCCGGTCGATCACCTTTACGGCTCCGCCGTCTTTACCGAATACGTGCAGCAGCTGAACATTCCGAATCTGGTGGTTGTGGCGCCCGACGTTGGGGCGCTCAAAATGGCGCGTTCTTATGCCAAGCGGCTGCAGGCCGAACTGGCCTTTATTGATAAGCGTCGGCCTCGCCAGAATGAGGCCGAGGTGGTGAACATCATTGGGGAGGTGGAGGGGCGGAATGTACTGCTGATTGACGACATTGTGGACACGGCTGGTACGCTGACCAATGCGGCCTGGGCGCTTCGGGAAGCGGGAGCCCGGGAAATTTACGCTGCCTGCACGCATGCCTTGCTTTCAGGCCCCGCCTACGAGCGCATCGAGTCGTCGGTGCTAACCAAGCTGGTCGTAACCGATACCATCCCGCTTAAACGGCCTTCCGAAAAGATCGAAGTGGTCAGCGTGGCCGAGATCTTTGCCGACGCAATCCGACGCATTTACACAGACGAGTCAGTTTCGACCCTTTTTGTGGAATAA
- a CDS encoding 50S ribosomal protein L25 encodes MAIITIEAKPRETGKRAAKAIRRQGWVPCILYGHHVEPVPFQIPELKLRPLIYTTETHLVKLELNGQTWDCILKDVEFHPVTDRPIHADFQVLRTTEKITVTVPVRIVGTAIGVQRGGVLQLVTHELEVTCLPKDIPAHIDIDVTNLDIGDALHVGDLQFEGLEFEEAPDQTVVVIAAPQIGGLEEEEGAEGEAGTAEAGSGTSA; translated from the coding sequence ATGGCGATCATTACCATTGAAGCCAAGCCGAGGGAGACCGGCAAACGTGCGGCAAAAGCGATCCGGCGCCAGGGATGGGTTCCCTGTATTCTCTACGGGCACCATGTGGAGCCTGTCCCTTTCCAGATTCCGGAGCTGAAGCTGCGGCCGCTCATTTATACGACCGAGACGCACCTGGTCAAGCTCGAACTGAATGGTCAGACCTGGGACTGCATTCTTAAAGACGTAGAATTCCATCCGGTAACCGACCGGCCCATTCATGCCGACTTCCAGGTGCTGCGGACCACAGAAAAGATTACGGTTACGGTGCCGGTTCGGATTGTAGGAACCGCTATCGGTGTGCAGCGCGGTGGCGTGCTGCAACTAGTAACCCACGAACTGGAGGTCACCTGCCTGCCCAAAGATATTCCTGCCCATATTGATATCGACGTCACGAACCTGGACATTGGCGACGCGCTGCACGTAGGTGATCTCCAGTTCGAAGGACTGGAATTTGAAGAGGCGCCGGACCAGACCGTTGTGGTTATTGCCGCTCCGCAGATTGGCGGCCTTGAGGAAGAAGAAGGTGCCGAAGGCGAAGCAGGAACGGCTGAAGCAGGGAGCGGCACAAGCGCCTGA
- the pth gene encoding aminoacyl-tRNA hydrolase: MAARALIVGLGNPGARYATTRHNVGFMLVDRLAQQYGIAWRSERGPSLLGWGQLEGCPAGLMKPLTYMNRSGAAVSEIVRYYRIPLERLLVVYDDIHLPPGRIRLRPGGSAGGHNGVEDIIQALGTTAFPRLRIGIGRNFERGRQADYVLSPFTEEEWPQIDEALARACQAAITFACEGLTPAMNRYNRVENSL; the protein is encoded by the coding sequence ATGGCGGCACGTGCCCTGATCGTTGGGCTGGGCAACCCGGGCGCGCGGTACGCGACCACGCGGCACAATGTCGGGTTTATGCTGGTCGATCGCCTGGCCCAGCAGTATGGTATTGCCTGGCGCTCAGAGCGAGGGCCGTCGCTACTGGGATGGGGACAGCTTGAAGGCTGTCCGGCCGGCCTGATGAAGCCGCTCACCTACATGAACCGTAGTGGTGCTGCCGTTTCCGAAATTGTTCGCTATTATCGCATCCCGCTAGAACGCCTGCTGGTCGTCTACGACGATATCCACCTACCACCCGGACGCATCCGGCTCCGGCCGGGAGGGAGCGCAGGCGGACATAATGGCGTCGAGGATATCATCCAGGCCCTGGGCACAACCGCCTTTCCCCGCTTACGCATTGGCATCGGCCGGAATTTTGAGCGAGGGCGGCAGGCCGACTACGTACTCTCGCCTTTTACCGAAGAAGAATGGCCACAGATCGACGAAGCCCTTGCGCGCGCCTGTCAGGCAGCCATCACCTTTGCCTGTGAAGGGCTAACGCCCGCTATGAACCGGTACAATCGCGTCGAAAATTCGCTTTAG